Proteins encoded together in one Telopea speciosissima isolate NSW1024214 ecotype Mountain lineage chromosome 6, Tspe_v1, whole genome shotgun sequence window:
- the LOC122664350 gene encoding protein ABIL3-like, which translates to MKMPSSASNSVPQGASTFDELSMQQSLLFSESLKDLKNLRTQLYSAAEYFELSYTNDDQKQIVVDTLKDYTIKAIVNTIDHLGSVTFKVNDLLDEKLDEISGTELRVSCIEQRLRTCQAYIDREGVSQQSLIITTPKYHKRYILPDGERMHGPGYAASKYQGCSLDDEDDWHHFKSAVRATIRETPPPLRKGRSPSPSQRPAIQLGTFSFTEKRAVSPSRSSFPLLRSGSLASRGTTSTTPLRSRPTTLTSSTSRKRYPSEPRKSASMRLPAERDSPKENEQNPSKSKRLLKALLSRRKSKKDDMLYTYLDEY; encoded by the exons ATGAAAATGCCATCATCTGCTTCAAACTCTGTTCCTCAAGGGGCATCCACTTTTGATGAGTTGTCCATGCAACAAAGCTTGCTCTTCTCAGAAAGTCTCAAG GATTTGAAGAATCTGAGGACACAGTTGTATTCTGCAGCAGAGTACTTCGAATTATCTTATACCAATGATGATCAGAAACAGAT AGTGGTAGACACCTTGAAAGATTATACTATCAAAGCTATTGTTAATACGATAGACCATTTGGGTTCTGTGACATTTAAGGTTAATGATCTCTTGGATGAAAAACTTGATGAGATTTCGGGAACCGAGCTTCGGGTCTCTTGCATTGAACAG AGACTACGGACATGCCAAGCATATATTGACCGTGAAGGAGTATCCCAACAATCACTGATCATCACAACTCCCAAGTATCATAAGCGGTACATCTTACCAG ATGGGGAGAGGATGCACGGTCCTGGATATGCTGCATCAAAATATCAAGGATGCAGCctagatgatgaagatgattgGCATCATTTTAAGAGTG CTGTTAGAGCAACAATTAGAGAAACCCCACCACCGCTTAG AAAAGGGCGTTCTCCATCACCTTCTCAACGACCTGCCATCCAACTTGGGACCTTCTCCTTCACAG AGAAGCGAGCAGTCTCACCCTCTCGCTCCTCATTTCCACTCTTACGTTCTGGATCTCTCGCAAGTAGGGGAACTACTTCAACTACTCCCCTCCGAAGCCGGCCGACTACTCTAACCTCTAGTACTTCAAGAAAACGG TACCCTTCTGAACCAAGGAAATCAGCTTCGATGCGTCTCCCGGCTGAAAGGGACAGCCCGAAAGAGAATGAACAAAACCCTAGCAAAAGTAAACGCCTCCTCAAAGCCTTGCTCAGTCGGCGAAAGTCAAAGAAAGACGATATGCTGTATACTTACTTGGATGAATACTGA
- the LOC122664353 gene encoding uncharacterized protein LOC122664353, protein MTVMEKLKMFVVQEPVVAASCLIAGVGLFLPAVVRPILDSFETSKQVPQPALSDVVSGMTGKKE, encoded by the exons atgacggTGATGGAGAAGCTGAAGATGTTCGTGGTCCAAGAGCCGGTAGTCGCAGCATCCTGCCTCATTGCCGGTGTCG GTCTTTTCCTTCCAGCTGTGGTCAGGCCTATCTTGGACTCATTTGAGACATCCAAGCAAGTTCCACAGCCTGCTTTAAGTGAT GTGGTTTCAGGAATGACTGGTAAAAAAGAGTAG